The segment TGAAGGTCACCGGCCAGGGGGATCTCTTCCTCGCCAACGCCGCCCAGGACGTGCATCTCATCGACCTGGACGGCTCCGACGGTCTGACCATCAACGGCGCCAACGTCCTGGCCTTCGAATCCACGCTGAGCTACGACATCAAACGGGTGCAGGGTGCAGCGGCCGGCGGCAACGCGGGCTTCTTCAACTGCGTGTTCACCGGCCGTGGCCGCATTGCCATCACCACCGAAGGCATTCCGGTGGTGCTGAACGTCGATCAACCGACGTTCGCCGACCCGCAGGCGGCCGTCGCATGGTCGTCCTCCTTGCAGACCAGGGTCAAGAAGAACGATTCGTTCGGTCTGGGTGCGCTCATCGGCCGCACGACCGGAGAACGATTCACCCTCGAGTTCGCCGGCGATGGATTCGTCGTGGTTCAGCCCTCGGAGCAACCTCCTGGTGGTCTGGTGGGTGGCACCGGTGGCGGAGAGCAGGCCGGCGTCGGCGGGGCGCTCGGCGGCTTGTTGGGCCGATGACCTCGCGTCACAGGAACAGCGTCCGGTAGCGGATCGAGCCTTGTAGATGACCGACGACCACCGCCGCGGCACCGATCCACTGTCCGCGGGGTGACCTCGAAAGCGCGTGCGGGACTGCAGGATTCGTGACCAGCAGTCGCAGGACATGCTGTGCAAAGTCCGTGTTCGACAGTCCGGTGAACCCGTACTCGCGATACGCCGAATACAGCAGAACGTCGCCCACGGCATACCTGCGCACCTGAGACCAGAACTCCCGAACCGTCGGTCTGAGCCGGTAGTCGACGATGGCTGCGCCTGCATGAGCCATCCGATACCCGGCCAACTGCACCCGCCACGAGAAATCGAGGTCTTCTCCCCCATCGGTAATAGTTTCGTCGAAGCCTCGAACAGCCCTGAACACCGATGACCACACCCCGAAGTTGCACCCCGGTGCGTACGGCAGAAAGTCGGTCTCGAAACCGTGGAGAGATGGGCTCAGGGGACGTCGGCGGTACGTGGCCACCGAGTTCACCACCGAGGTGTCGAGCGATCCGCTCACGAGATCAGCCGTCGAGGCAGTCGCTACCAGCTCGCGCAACCAGGCGGACCGCACCACATCGTCCGCGTCACAGAATGCGAGGAACTCGCCTGAGCTGTGAGCCGCACCCGCGTTACGTGCGTGAGATGCCCCAGCCGAACCGGAAGCGTCCACGTAGTGCACGACCTGGCCGTCCACCCGCACCCGCTCATCGAGCCATTCGCGCAACCCGTCGATCGAACCGTTGTCACTGACGATGACGTCGTATGCGCCGTCGTAGTCCTGCGCGGCCAGCGCATCGAGCTGGTGTCCGATCGTAGCGATCGCGTCGAACGTCGGAACGATCACCGACACCAGTGACGGTCGAGGACGCTTCATGGTTGTCGACTCGTTCACGGCTCACAGCCAACCAGACCTGGCATCGAACACAAAAAACCCACCCTCGTTGCCGGGGGTGGGTCTTTCGAGCATCAGATGCTTACTTGGCCTTTTCGAGAACCTCGACCAGTCGCCAGTGCTTCGTGGCGGACAGCGGGCGGGTCTCCATGAGCTGAACGCGATCGCCTACGCCGGCGTCGCCCTTCTCGTCATGTGCCTTGACCTTGGTGGTGCGACGGATGATCTTGCTGTAGAGGGGGTGCTTGACCCTGTCCTCGAGCTCGACCACGATCGTCTTCTCCATCTTGTCGGATACGACGTAGCCGATCCGAACCTTACGGTTGTTGCGCTCTTCAGTCACAGTCTTTTCCTCGCTCATGCTGCGTCACCTGCTGTGTCCTCGGAAGGACCAGAGGCCAAGCCGAGCTCACGTTCGCGGAGCACCGTGTAGATACGCGCGATCTCGTGGCGCACCACGCGCAGTCGACGGTTGTTGTCCAACTGGCCGGTAGCCATCTGGAAACGAAGGTTGAACAGCTCTTCCTTCGACTCACGCAGCTTGGTGACCAGCTCTTCACCGGTGAGCTCGCGGAGCTCTGCGGCTGGGGTTCCGGTAGCCATCAGAACTGCTCCTCCCTGGTGATGATGCGTGCCTTGATGGGCAGCTTGTGGATGGCGCGAGTCAGTGCCTCACGCGCGATGGTCTCGTCGGGGTACGACAGCTCGAAGAGCACACGACCCGGCTTGACGTTCGCGATCCACCACTCGGGCGAACCCTTACCGGAACCCATGCGGGTCTCGGCAGGCTTCTTGGTGAGCGGGCGGTCCGGGAAGATGTTGATCCAGACCTTGCCGCCACGCTTGATGTGGCGAGTGATCGCGATACGTGCGGACTCGATCTGACGGTTGGTGATGTAGGCGGGCTCGAGAGCCTGAATGCCGTAGTCACCGAATGTCACCTGAGTTCCGCCCTTGGCGGCACCCGAACGCTTCGGGTGGTGCTGCTTGCGGTGCTTGACCCGGCGGGGGATCAACATGCGTCAGCCCTCCTGAGTGGGCTCGGTCGAGGTCGGAGCCTCGGTTGCGGATGCCGCGCGGCCGGCCTCGGTGCTGGTCGCCGTGGTGCCCGAGGCACCGCTGCGACGCGGACGAGTGGGACGCTCACGACGGGGACGGTCTGCACCGGCGGCCGGAGCCGCAGCGGCAGCGAGTTCACGCCGTCCGCCGACGATGTCGCCCTTGTAGATCCAGACCTTCACGCCGATGCGGCCGAAGGTGGTCTTGGCCTCGTACAGCCCGTAGTCGATGTCGGCACGGAGCGTGTGCAGGGGAACGCGTCCCTCGCGGTAGAACTCCGAGCGAGACATTTCGGCGCCACCGAGACGGCCGGAGCACTGAACACGAATGCCCTTGACGTTCGGCTGACGCATGGCCGACTGGATGGCCTTGCGCATTGCGCGACGGAATGCGACGCGGTTGCTGAGCTGCTCGGCAACACCCTGGGCCACGAGCTGAGCCTCGGACTCGGCGTTCTTGACCTCGAGGATGTTGAGCTGAACCTGCTTGCCGGTCAGCTTCTCGAGAGCTCCGCGGATGCGGTCGGCCTCGGCGCCACGACGACCGATGACGATGCCCGGACGTGCCGTGTGGATGTCCACGCGAACACGGTCACGGGTGCGCTCGATCTCGACCTTCGCGATGCCTGCGCGCTCCATGCCGGTGGCAAGAAGCTTGCGGATCTCGACGTCTTCCTTGACGTACTCCGAGTACTGCTTGTCTGCGTACCAGCGCGACTTCCAGTCAGTGGTGATACCCAAGCGGAAGCCGTGCGGGTTGATTTTCTGACCCACTACTGAGCCCCTTCCTTGGACGCCTGGCCCTTACGACGGTTGCGAGACGTTCCGCCGGTCTTGGGCAGGCTTTCGACGATCACCGTGATGTGGCTGGTGCGCTTGCGGATCCGGAATGCCCGGCCCTGAGCGCGCGGCTGGAATCGCTTGAGGGTTGCACCCTCGTCGACGAATGCAGTGGCGACGATCAGCGTGCTGGGATCGAGATCCAGGTTGTTCTCGGCGTTGGCGGCTGCGGAGGCGATCACCTTGGCGACCGGCTCGCTCGCTGCCTGCGGCGCGAACTTGAGGATGTTCAGGGCGTCCTCGACGGAGCGCCCACGAACGAGATCCACGACGCGACGTGCCTTCATCGGCGTGACGCGAACGTGCTTCGCTACGGCCTTGGCAGTCGGATTGGCGGTGGGGGTGAAGTTGGTCATCGCCTCTTCGCCTTCCGGTCGTCCTTGATGTGACCCTTGAACGTGCGGGTCGGTGCGAACTCCCCGAGCTTGTGGCCGACCATGGAGTCGGACACGAACACCGGCACGTGCTTGCGACCGTCGTGGACGGCGAAAGTGTGACCGATGAAGTCGGGCAGGATTGTCGATCGACGGGACCAGGTCTTGATGACCTGCTTGGTTCCCTTGTCGTTCTGGACGTCAACCTTCGCGAGGAGGTGATCGTCTACGAACGGGCCTTTCTTCAGGCTGCGTGGCATTCTGAACTCCCTCCTAGCGCTTGTTCTTGCCGGTACGACGACGACGGACAATCAGCTTGTCGCTCGCCTTGTTCTTGCGGGTACGGCCTTCCGGCTGTCCCCAGGGGCTGACCGGGTGGCGTCCACCGGAGGTCTTGCCCTCGCCGCCACCGTGCGGGTGGTCGACCGGGTTCATCACGACACCACGAACGGTCGGGCGCTTGCCCTTCCATCGCATGCGGCCGGCCTTGCCCCAGTTGATGTTCGACTGCTCGGCGTTGCCGACCTCGCCGACGGTTGCGCGGCAGCGCACGTCGACGCGACGGATTTCACCGGACGGCATACGCAGCGTGGCGTAGGGGCCTTCCTTACCGAGGAGCTGGATGCTCGCTCCGGCGGAGCGGGCCATCTTCGCGCCACCACCCGGACGGAGTTCGACCGCGTGGATGGTCGTACCCGTCGGGATGTTGCGCAGGGGCAGGTTGTTGCCGGGCTTGATGTCGGCGTTGGCACCCTGCTCGATCGGCGAGCCCTGGGCAATGCCCTTGGGTGCGACGATGTAGCGCTTCTCGCCGTCTGCGAAGTGCAGCAGTGCGATGTTCGCGGTGCGGTTGGGGTCGTACTCGATGTGAGCGACCTTGGCCGGCACGCCGTCCTTGTCGTTGCGACGGAAATCGATGAGACGGTACGCACGCTTGTGACCGCCACCCTTGTGCCGGGTGGTGATACGACCGTGTGCGTTACGTCCACCGCGACCGTGCAGCGGGCGGATCAGCGACTTCTCGGGGGTCGAACGCGTGATCTCAGCGAAATCGGAAACGCTGGAGCCACGACGGCCCGGGGTTGTCGGCTTGTATTTACGGATTGCCATGAGTCTTCTCGTCCTCTATATCCGAAGAGTCCCAGTCGCTTACGCGACCGGACCTCCGAAGATCTCGATGGGCTTGCTGTCGGCGGAGAGCGTTACGAGCGCGCGCTTGGTGTCCTTGCGCTTGCCGTAACCGAACCGGGTCCGCTTACGCTTGCCCTGACGGTTCATCGTGTTGACGCTGGTCACGGTGACGTCGAAGATCTTCTCGACGGCAATCTTGATCTGCGTCTTGTTCGAGTCCGGGTGCACCAGGAACGTGTAGGTGCCTTCTTCGATCAGTCCGTAGGACTTCTCGGAGATGACCGGTGCCAGCAAGATGTCGCGGGGATCGGCGATCGTGGTCACTTGCTTGCCTCCTCGTTCTTTGCAGGCCCAGCGATGAAGGTGTTCAGCGCTTCCACGCTGAAAACGACATCATCGGCGTTGAGCACGTCGTAGGTGTTGAGCTGGTCGGGTGCAATAGGGTGCACGCCGTCCAGGTTCTGAACGCTCTTCCAGGCTGCGATGTCCTCGCGGCCGACGACGAGCAGGACCTTCTTGCGGTCCGAGATCTCGGCGAGGAACGTCTTCGCACCCTTGGTGGACGGAACCTGTCCGGCAACCAGTTCGGTGATGACGTGCAGACGCTCGCTGCGGGCCCGATCGGAGAGGGCTCCGCGCAATGCGGCGGCCTTCATCTTCTTGGGGGTCCGCTGGCTGTAGTCGCGCGGCTGGGGTCCGTGGACCGTGCCACCGCCGACGAACTGAGGAGCGCGGGTCGAGCCCTGACGAGCGCGGCCGGTGCCCTTCTGCCGGTACGGCTTCTTGCCACCGCCGCGAACCTCGCCACGAGTCTTCGTGGAGTGGGTTCCCTGACGAGCAGCTGCCAGCTGTGCGATGACGACCTGGTGCAGCAGCGCGATGTTGGCCGGAGCGTCGAAGATCTCCGCGGGGAGATCGACGGTGCCGTTGGTCTTGCCGCCGGCTTCCTTGACATCGAGCGTCAGCTTGGTCTCGGTGTTCTTCTCGAGGCTGGTCATGCCCGTGCACCACCCTTCAATGCAGACTTGACGATCACGACGTTGCCGCGACGGCCCGGGATCGCTCCCTTGATCAGCAGCAGACCGTTCTCGCTGTCCACCTTGTGGACCGAGAGGTTCTGCGTCGTGACGCGGTCGCCACCCATACGTCCGGACATGCGCATTCCCTTGAAGACGCGACCGGGTGTTGCGCAACCACCGATGGATCCGGGACGACGGTGCACGGCCTGTGCGCCGTGGCTCGCGCCCTGACCCTTGAAGCCGTGACGCTTCATGGTTCCGGCGAAGCCCTTGCCCTTGCTGGTGCCGGTGACGTCGACGTATGCGCCGTCCTCGAACACTGCAGCGGTGAGCTCCTGGCCGACCTCGAACTGCGAGGCGTCGGCTACGCGAATCTCCACGATGTGGCGACGCGGCGTGACACCTGCCTTCTCGAACTGGCCGGTGGTGGGCTTGTTCACCTTGCGCGGGTCGATCGCACCGAATGCGACCTGGACGGCGCTGTAGCCGTCACGTTCCTGGGTGCGGATCTGGGTGACCACGTTGGGGCCTGCCTTGATCACGGTCACCGGAACGACGCGGTTGTTCTCGTCGAAGACCTGGGTCATTCCGAGCTTGGTGCCCAGAATTCCTGTCGCAGGCCGGTTCTTGTTATCAGTCATCGTTGTCTCCGCGCTCACTGGATGTTGACGTCGACACTGGCCGGGAGGTCGATGCGCATGAGCGCGTCCACCGTCTTCGGTGTCGGGTCGAGGATGTCAATGAGCCGCTTGTGAGTACGCATCTCGAAGTGTTCGCGCGAGTCCTTGTACTTGTGCGGCGAACGGATGACGCAGTACACGTTCTTTTCTGTCGGCAACGGCACCGGTCCGACGACGCGGGCACCCGTACGGGTGACCGTTTCGACGATCTTGCGCGCTGACGCGTCGATCGCCTCATGGTCGTAGGCCTTGAGCCTGATGCGGATCTTTTGTCCCGCCACGCTTAGTGTCCTTTTCTTGCCGCTTGGTCGTAGAACGGGCCGTTCGGCCTGCTCCACCTCGTCTGCACAGTCCCCGAGCCGTGGGAAACCCATCGACCCGAACTGCCTTCGTGCACACACGACAGTGAAAAACGTTGACGACCAGGCGTGGCCTGATTCCGTTGCCGCTCTTCATCTGTCATGGTTCTCCGGTCCACGCGGTCGGGCGTGTCGCGATTCCGCTCATTCTTCTGCGCTGAAACTTTCGCCGCAACCATCCGAATCGAACGAAACCCGCACCGATCGAGCTGGTGTTCCGGACGCGCTCACGTGGAGCGCTGGTCTCATGTTCTTGCTCAGTCGGCCTTTCGGCCGACTCACCTGTTTCAGGCCGCACGCATGCGCGTCCCGTGTCCAGGCAACCCGACCAGTATGCCGCAGA is part of the Rhodococcus sp. SBT000017 genome and harbors:
- a CDS encoding glycosyltransferase family 2 protein: MKRPRPSLVSVIVPTFDAIATIGHQLDALAAQDYDGAYDVIVSDNGSIDGLREWLDERVRVDGQVVHYVDASGSAGASHARNAGAAHSSGEFLAFCDADDVVRSAWLRELVATASTADLVSGSLDTSVVNSVATYRRRPLSPSLHGFETDFLPYAPGCNFGVWSSVFRAVRGFDETITDGGEDLDFSWRVQLAGYRMAHAGAAIVDYRLRPTVREFWSQVRRYAVGDVLLYSAYREYGFTGLSNTDFAQHVLRLLVTNPAVPHALSRSPRGQWIGAAAVVVGHLQGSIRYRTLFL
- the rpsQ gene encoding 30S ribosomal protein S17, with product MSEEKTVTEERNNRKVRIGYVVSDKMEKTIVVELEDRVKHPLYSKIIRRTTKVKAHDEKGDAGVGDRVQLMETRPLSATKHWRLVEVLEKAK
- the rpmC gene encoding 50S ribosomal protein L29, which encodes MATGTPAAELRELTGEELVTKLRESKEELFNLRFQMATGQLDNNRRLRVVRHEIARIYTVLRERELGLASGPSEDTAGDAA
- the rplP gene encoding 50S ribosomal protein L16; this translates as MLIPRRVKHRKQHHPKRSGAAKGGTQVTFGDYGIQALEPAYITNRQIESARIAITRHIKRGGKVWINIFPDRPLTKKPAETRMGSGKGSPEWWIANVKPGRVLFELSYPDETIAREALTRAIHKLPIKARIITREEQF
- the rpsC gene encoding 30S ribosomal protein S3, encoding MGQKINPHGFRLGITTDWKSRWYADKQYSEYVKEDVEIRKLLATGMERAGIAKVEIERTRDRVRVDIHTARPGIVIGRRGAEADRIRGALEKLTGKQVQLNILEVKNAESEAQLVAQGVAEQLSNRVAFRRAMRKAIQSAMRQPNVKGIRVQCSGRLGGAEMSRSEFYREGRVPLHTLRADIDYGLYEAKTTFGRIGVKVWIYKGDIVGGRRELAAAAAPAAGADRPRRERPTRPRRSGASGTTATSTEAGRAASATEAPTSTEPTQEG
- the rplV gene encoding 50S ribosomal protein L22; its protein translation is MTNFTPTANPTAKAVAKHVRVTPMKARRVVDLVRGRSVEDALNILKFAPQAASEPVAKVIASAAANAENNLDLDPSTLIVATAFVDEGATLKRFQPRAQGRAFRIRKRTSHITVIVESLPKTGGTSRNRRKGQASKEGAQ
- the rpsS gene encoding 30S ribosomal protein S19: MPRSLKKGPFVDDHLLAKVDVQNDKGTKQVIKTWSRRSTILPDFIGHTFAVHDGRKHVPVFVSDSMVGHKLGEFAPTRTFKGHIKDDRKAKRR
- the rplB gene encoding 50S ribosomal protein L2 — encoded protein: MAIRKYKPTTPGRRGSSVSDFAEITRSTPEKSLIRPLHGRGGRNAHGRITTRHKGGGHKRAYRLIDFRRNDKDGVPAKVAHIEYDPNRTANIALLHFADGEKRYIVAPKGIAQGSPIEQGANADIKPGNNLPLRNIPTGTTIHAVELRPGGGAKMARSAGASIQLLGKEGPYATLRMPSGEIRRVDVRCRATVGEVGNAEQSNINWGKAGRMRWKGKRPTVRGVVMNPVDHPHGGGEGKTSGGRHPVSPWGQPEGRTRKNKASDKLIVRRRRTGKNKR
- the rplW gene encoding 50S ribosomal protein L23 yields the protein MTTIADPRDILLAPVISEKSYGLIEEGTYTFLVHPDSNKTQIKIAVEKIFDVTVTSVNTMNRQGKRKRTRFGYGKRKDTKRALVTLSADSKPIEIFGGPVA
- the rplD gene encoding 50S ribosomal protein L4 yields the protein MTSLEKNTETKLTLDVKEAGGKTNGTVDLPAEIFDAPANIALLHQVVIAQLAAARQGTHSTKTRGEVRGGGKKPYRQKGTGRARQGSTRAPQFVGGGTVHGPQPRDYSQRTPKKMKAAALRGALSDRARSERLHVITELVAGQVPSTKGAKTFLAEISDRKKVLLVVGREDIAAWKSVQNLDGVHPIAPDQLNTYDVLNADDVVFSVEALNTFIAGPAKNEEASK
- the rplC gene encoding 50S ribosomal protein L3, yielding MTDNKNRPATGILGTKLGMTQVFDENNRVVPVTVIKAGPNVVTQIRTQERDGYSAVQVAFGAIDPRKVNKPTTGQFEKAGVTPRRHIVEIRVADASQFEVGQELTAAVFEDGAYVDVTGTSKGKGFAGTMKRHGFKGQGASHGAQAVHRRPGSIGGCATPGRVFKGMRMSGRMGGDRVTTQNLSVHKVDSENGLLLIKGAIPGRRGNVVIVKSALKGGARA
- the rpsJ gene encoding 30S ribosomal protein S10; translation: MAGQKIRIRLKAYDHEAIDASARKIVETVTRTGARVVGPVPLPTEKNVYCVIRSPHKYKDSREHFEMRTHKRLIDILDPTPKTVDALMRIDLPASVDVNIQ